CTGGTTGTGGCCGATCGAGATCCCCGGGAGGACCGGCTCACCTCCGCCGATGACGTCCCACCCTGGTCCCACCAGGTGCGCGAAATAGCGCAGCGACGGTGCGGAGAGTGCGCGATGCGGATCGTTCGCCATGAGCGGATAGCCGCTCTCGCTGAGACGGCCGCTCACGACCCAGTTGTTGCTGCCGATGTCGCGCTGGTCGTGGGTCCACGCGAAACGCTCGTCGGGTCCTGTCGTCGGCTCGGCGGGGGCGTCGCCCCGCGCACGACTTGCCGGCACGACGTCCTCGGGCCGGAACTGCAGCGGCGCACGGAACGCGTTGTACGGCTTGAGGAGGTCGCCGGCGAGCAGTGCGGAGTCGATCCCGGGTGCGAGCGTGAGATCGGGGTCGCCGGGGCCGAAGTCGGAGAGCGCCTTCACGCGCGCCGCCCCCAGCGCCGCGACCGCCCGGCCGATCGTGAGCTCCTCGGTGATGTTCCCGAGCAGGCCCTGATGTCGCGAGATCACGACGTCGGGGGTCCACAGCCCGGGCAGCGTGTTGAGCAGCCGGAACTCGATCGGCAGGGATGCCGGGTCGCGTCGGGCCTCGGTCACGTACGCGTTGATGCCGTCCACGAAGGCGCTGATGATCGCCGCGCCGCGCGGGTGATAGTGGTTCAGCTCGGCGCGCAGGTCGCCGCGGAACCGGAACAGGCGCGCACCGATGTCGCGCTCCAGTTCGCGCGGCCCGAGCCATTCGGCCACCGTACCCGTCGCCTGACGTCGCCACACCTCGAACTGGAAGAGCCGGTCCTTCGCCGCGGCGTAGCCCTGGGCGAAGAAGAGATCGTGCTCGGTGGCCGCGTAGATGTGATTGATGCCCCACCGGTCGCGGATGATCTCGACCGGGCGCTCGAGGCCTGCCACACGCAGCCGCGTCGTGTCGGACTGGGCGCGGGCGGGCCGCGCACCGAGCGCGAGCGAGGCGGCCGCGAACATCGCGACGAGGCGGGCGAGATGTCGCGAGGGCGAGGACTGGACGGGCATCGGCACGATCCGAGGGTCGGTGAGGGTGCCCGAACATCGCCCCGCCCGTCGGCGCTCGCAACGCACGCGCACTTGGCGCAGATTCGGACATGCCTCCGTCGCCCCTCGAGCGCCTGCGCCGCATCTGTCTCGCCCTCCCGCAGGCGGTCGAGGTCCCCGCCTGGGAGACGTCGACCTTCCGGTGCGGGAAGATCTTCGCGATGTACACCCAGCCCAGCGACCAGAAGCACAGCGGCGGGCGTCCGGGCGTCTGGCTCAAGGCCGCGCCGGGCAATCAGGAGCTCATGCTGAAGGCCGATCCCGACCGCTTCTACTTCCCGCCCTACGTCGGGCCAGGGGGATGGATCGGCGTGCGGCTCGATCGCGATCCCCCGTGGGGCGAGATCGCGCTGCTCGTGGAGGAGTCGTGGCGCCTCATCGCGCCCAAGAAGCTCGTGAAGGCACGCGCGGACGGATCGGCGCCGTCGTCCCCGCCTGCGACGAAGGGACCGCGCAAGCCCACGCGGTCCCCGGCGCGGAAGAAATGATCCCGCACGTCCCCACACCTTTCCCGCCCATGTCTCGTATCGCTCCGCGTCTCCGCCGCACCGCTGCACTCACCGTCGTGGTCGCGGTCGCCCTCCTGTCCCGGGCCGCCGGCGCGCAAACCTCGCGCCCCCTCCTCACGCCGGCCGACTACGGCCAGTGGGAGCAGCTCGGCCTCACCCGCCTCTCCCCCGATGGCAGCTGGCTCGCCATCGGCGTGAACCGCGTGAACGAGGAGAACGAACTCCGGCTCCGCGGCGGGACGAACGACACGACGTTCGTCGCGGCCTACGGCACCGCCGCCGCCTTCAGTGCCGATTCGCGATGGGCCGCCTACCTCGTCGGTGTCGGTCCCAAGGACCGCGAACGGCTGACCAAGGAGAAGAAGCCGATCCGGAACAGCTTCGCGCTGCGCGATCTCCGTTCCGGGACGCTCGTCACGCTCGCCGACGTCTCCTCCTTCGCCTTCAGTCCCGACGCGCGCTTCGTCGCGCTGCAGCGCTACCCCGCCGAGGGGAAGCGCACCTACGAGATCGTCGTGCACGACCTCCGGAACGGGGCGCGCTACCTGTTCGGCAACGTCGGCGAGCACGCCTGGTCGGACGTCCGCGCGCTTCTTGCGATGACGGTGACCCCCGAGGGCGGCAGCGGTGGCAGCGTGCAACTGTTCGACGGGGACATCGGCGCGGCGCGCGTGCTCGAGAGCGGCAGCGGTGTCTACCGCGCCCTCGCCTGGCGCGCGAAGGGCACCGACCTCGCGGTGCTCCGCACCCTCTCCGACAGGGCCTTCGTCGACACCGCGCATGCGGTCGTCGCCTGGACCGGCGCGGATGCCGTCGCCAGCGCCGCACGCACCTTCGACCCGTCGGTCACGCGCGACGGACTCGCCGCGACGCTTCGCATCGCCGAGGGGCGCCGGCCGCTCTGGGCACGCGACGGCACGACCCTCTTCCTTGGCCTGCAGGCGCGACTCGACACGGCCGCCGCGCCGAAGAAGAGCGCCGAGAAGGTCTCGGACGTGGAGATCTGGCACCCGAACGACGTCCGCGTGATCCCGCAGCAGCGCTCGGCCGAATCCTCGGATCTCCGTGCGACGCGGCTCGCCGCATGGACGGTCGGGTCCGCCGTCGTGCGGCCGCTCACCGAGGACGCCGAGGAATCGGCGAGTGTCCTCGAGGGCGATCGCTACGTCACCGAGACCGACCGCACGCCGTATCCGTTCGGTCAGAAGTTCGGGCGGCGGGATCAGGATGTGTACATCGTGCGCGTCGCCGACGGGGTGCGCACGTCGGCACTCACCAAGGTCCGCTACTACCTCGGCGCCGATCCCACCGGGCGTCGCCTCGCCTGGTTCGACGGCAAGGACTACTGGACCTACGAGATCGCGACGGGTCGCCGCACCAATCTCACCGCGCCGCTCACAAGCGCGCGCCGCGCCGACTTCGTCGATCGCGTCGATGATCATCCGAGCGACGTCCTGCCGCCGGTCGGGGGCGTGAACTGGACCAGGGACGGCGAGACGGTGCTCGTCGCCGACGTGCGCGACCTCTGGGCGATCAAGCTCGACGGGACCGGCGGGACCCGTCTCACGGACGGGGCGGCCGAGGACCTGCGCCATCGGTTGATCTCGTTCAGTGGCTTCAACGCGTCCGCCGTCGAGCGCGCGGTGGATCTCACCCGGCCCGTGTACCTCGAGCTGTTCGGTCGCCGCAGCAAGAAGAGCGGCTACGCCCGCCTGGTGAATGGCCGCGTGGAACGGCTCGTGCTCGCCGATGCGTCGCTCCGCGGTCTCGCCAAGGCCGACAGCGCCGAGCGGTTCATCTACACGCGCCAGCGCTTCGACGAATCGCCGAACGCGTTCGTTGCCGGGGCCGATCTCGCGGCGCCCGTCGCGCGGACCGCGACCAATGCCTTCCAGTCGCGCTATGCCTGGGGGCGCGCCGAGTTGATGGACTTCACGAGCACCATCGGGCGCCCGTTGCAGGCGATCCTGTACTATCCCGCGAACTACGACCCGGCGAAGAAGTACCCGATGGTCGTGTACACGTACGAACTGCTCACGCAGGACCTGCACCGCTACATCGCGCCCCGCGAGGACGACTACTACAACACCAACGTCTTCACGCAGCGCGGCTACTTCGTGCTGATGCCCGACATCGTGTTCCGACCGCGCGAACCGGGCATCGCCACGCTGCACGCGGTCGAGCCCGCCGTGCGCGCGGTCATCGCGCGCGGGCTCGTCGATCCGGCGCGCATCGGCCACATGGGCCATTCGCAGGGCGGCTACGAGGCCGCCTACCTCGCGACGCATAGCCGCCTCTTCGCCACCACGGTGATGGGCGCCGGTATCTCGGACATGATCAGCTTCGCCGGGCAGATGCACTGGGGCAGCGTCCCGGAGTTCGACCACTGGGAGACCGGCCAGTTCCGCATGGAGGTCGCGCCCTGGGACGACTTCGAGGCGATGCTCGCCAACTCGCCGCTCAACCGCATTCACCGGATGCCGGCGAAGAGCATCCTCATCGAGATCGGCAGCGAGGATCCCACCGTCGACATGCGGCAGGGCGTGCTCCTGTACAACTACGCGCGCCGCGCGGGCAAGCACGCCGTGATGCTCAACTATCCCGGCGAAGGGCACGGGCTCGGCAAGAAGGAGAACGCGATCGACTACCACCGGCGCATCCAGCAGTGGTTCGATCACTACCTCAAGGGCGAGCCGGCAGCCGACTGGATCGTGAACGGGCAGACCTGGCTGGCGCGCAAGCGCGTGCTCGACGCCAACAAGCCGTAGCGCGCGACGATCCGCCCGCCGGGTGGTGGCGTGATGGTCCCGGCCCGCCGGATGTGGTCGAGCACGAGGTCGCTCAGCACGAGGTCGCGGGCGAGGACCCGGCTCCCCACGAACCCGGCGTAGCCGTCCCCGCCCTCGGCCAGGAAGCTGTTGGTGGTCACGCGGTAGCGCCGCTCCAGCTCGAGCGGCGCGCCGTGCACCTGTACGTCGAGCACCCGGGCGCCGGCCGGGCGCGTGCGATCCCACGTCATCCGCACGCCGGAGACCTGCACCATGCCGGCTTCGAGCGAGCAGCCCTGCTCGAGCACCGCGCGCAGGGCGCCGCCCGTCACCTCGAGCGTCACGGAGTCGTTGAGGAACGGCAGGGCGTTCAGCACGTCACCCTTGTCGAGCGGCCCTTCGGCGAGGTCGGCCCGCAGGCCGCCGGCGTTGGTGATGCCGACCTCCGACCCCGCGCGTTCGCGCATCACATCCGCGCAGAAGGAGCCGAGCGACGACTCCGCGTGGTACTTCCGGATGAACCGTTGCGCGGCGCGCCCCACCGGTGGGCCGATCTGGTCGGCGACCTTCGCCCGGTAGCGCGCGATGCGCGCCGTGATCGCCGGATGCGGGACGAGCTCGTCGCTCCACACCTTCAGCAACGAGACGTCGTGCCGCACCACGCGCCCCTCCTCGAGCGCGAGCCGGATGCGACCGAGGCGCGTGCCGTAGCCGTACGTCTGCGTGATGATCGTCCCCGTGTCCGCATGGACGAGCGGGGTCTCGAGTCCGTGGTGCGAGTGCGCGGCGATGTACACGTCGATCCCCGGCACGGCGCCGACGAAGGCCAGGTCCTCGTCGAGCGAACGTTGCACCGACGGGTCCGCTTCGGCGTCGGATTGCATCGGTCCGGGGAGTCCCATGTGCCCGAGCACCACGATGACATCGACCTGGTCGCGCAGCGCGCGGACGCTCGCGCGCGTCTCGAGCACCGGGTCGGTGAACTCGAGCTCCGCGACCTTGGACGGCATGATGGTGCGCGTCGCCGCCTTCATGCCAATCACCCCGATCACGCCGAGGCGGACGCCGTCCCGCTCGAGGATCGTGTGCGGGCGCGCGAAGCGCACCCCCGAGGTCCGGTGCCGGACGTTGCAGCAGAGGATCGGGAACGGGACGCGCTGCATCCCCCGCTCGAAGCTCTGCCATCCATAGTCGAACTCGTGATTGCCGACGCCCATCGCGTCGTACCGCATCAGCAGCATCAGCTCGAGGAGCGCTTCGCCTTCGGTCAGCCGCGAGAGCGTTCCGGTGAACATGTCCCCCGAGTCGAGGAGGAAGGACGTGCCGGTCGCCGCACGCTCCCGCTCGACGAGCGTCGCCAGGTGGGACGCCCCGCCGAGCCGGCGCGCGCCGGGGAGCCAGAAGGCCGGCATCGGGTCGAACGCGCTGTGGAAGTCGTTCGTGTAGAGGAGGGTCACCTCGCCCGCGGTCGCTCGCCGTCGGCCGCTCCCGGTGCACGACGCGGGCGACGGCCGTGCGGCTGCCCAGGCGGCGGCGCTCGCCAGCTTGCCGAAGTCCCGTCGGGTCAGGTCGCGCATCGGTCGTGCTCCGGTGGAGGAGACGTGGAATAGAGCGAGTCCAGTCGCCGCAGGCCAGCTCAGCGCAGTCCGTAGCGCTCCTCGATCGCATCGCACGCCGCATCCACGCCGCGCTCGGCGCGGACGGTCGCGGCGACGCGCTGCGCGGCGGCGCGGTACGATGGCTCCATGGTAAGGGCGGCGAGCGCCTGCGCCACCTGCGGCGCACGATAGCGCGCCGGCGGGAGGATCCGCGCGACGCCCAGCCGCGCGGCGCGGTGCGCGTTGTCGAACTGGTCGTGCGCGAACGGCACCGCGAGCATCGGGGCGCCGCTCCGCAGGACCTGCGAGAGCGTGCCGATCCCGCACTGCTGGACCACCGCGGCGGCGCGCGGCATCAGCAGCGAGTGCGGGGCCATCTCCACCGCCATCACACCGTCGGGCAGCGCGGCGCGCATCGGCTCGACGTTCCCCGGACCCACGAGGCAGACCGCGCGCAGTCCCAGCCGGCGCACCGCGGCCAGGCTCTCCGTCCAGAAGGTCCCCGGCGACAGCACCGCCGAGGAGCCGAGCGTGAAGAGCACCGGCGGTGGCCCATCGGCGAGGAAGGCCTCGAGCTCCGCCGACAACGCCGTGCCGTGCACCGCGTCGTGGAACATCGCGCCGGTGACGAGGGTGTTCGCGGGCCAGTCCGGCTGCGGATCGCCGAGGACGCGCGAGTAGAGCGCGAGGACGAGCGTCGGGCTGTGTTGGCCGTCGAACAACGGATTCGCACCCGGCGGGAGCCCGAGGGACCGACGCAGTCGACGGACCGGCCGCGCCCACTGGTCGGTGACGAAGCGCGCGGCGCCGGCGAGCAGGTGTCCCGGCCACGCGCCGAGCCGCTCGAGGTCCTTGAACCACGTCACCGGCGCGACCACGGGGGCGTCGGTCGCGGAAAAGAACGAGATGGGGGCGAGCACCGTGCTCGCCCACGGGATGCCCCGCAGTTCGGCGATCATGGGGACGGCCATCGTGAGCGGATGGCTCACGAAGAGGTCCGTCGTGTCGGCGAGCGGCGCGAGATCCTCGTACATCGCCCCGAGATTCGGGAAGATGAGCTCGTTCATGAGGTACTCGGTCCCGCGGCTCCCGTTCATGATCCGCCCGACGATCGCGGAGTCGTCCGGCCGTACGTGCGGGCGGATGGCGTGGAAGCCGAGTCCCGCGGCGCGCGTGTGCGGCTCGAAGTAGGGGAGCGTCGCGAGCGTGACCACATGCCCGCGCGCCTGGAGACCGAGGCCGAGGCCGAGCGAGGGGTCGAAATCCCCGTGCGAACCCCAGCACGCGATGGTGATGCGCGCTGGGGTCCGCCCGGGCGATGATGCGCTGCCCGTCACCCCGCGAGCGGGGTCGACACGCCGAGTTTGAATCCGTCGAGGTCGAGGAACTGGAACATCCGCGCGCCCCACGGACGATCGGCCGGCTCGCTCAACAGCGTGCCGCCCGCGGCCTTGATCCGCACCGCCGCCGCGTCGACATCCGCCGCGCTCGGCACGTTGAGCTGCAGATAGAATCCCTGACCCTTGATCCGGTCCCACCCCAGCTTGCCGTCGTCCTGGTTGAGCACGATGGCCGAGCTCCCGGCCACGACGATGCCGGACGCCACCTTCCCGTCGCGCTCGAACGTCTGGGCCACGCCGAAGCCGATGGCGTCGCGGTAGAAGGCGATGGACGCCTGCACATCCTTGCAGGTGATCGAGCAGCCCAGGTTGGTCAGGTTCAGGGCGGGAGCAGCGTTGGTCATCGGTCTCTCATGAGATGGTGAAGGGTCGGACGATGGGTCCGGGAGTGCCCGCCAAAGGTGCATCGTCGGCACGCGGGATGCCAGAATCCCTCCGCTGAACGCGGGGTATCTTTGGACACCCTCACCTTCGGGGTCTCATGCGACGCGCGCCACTCGTCATGGTGTTGTGGCTGATCCTCGCGGCGGCGGGTTCGTCCTGCGCCCCGACCGGCGGGAGCACCGCGCCCATCGACGACGACACCAGCTTCGCCGGTCCGTTCGCGGTGGCGATCACCGGCTACGACGACCATGCGATGGAGCCCTTCCTCACGCGGGACGGGCAGTATCTGGTGTTCAATGATCGCAATGCGCCCGCCGATTCCACGGACCTGCACATCGCGTCGCGGGTCGATGACAGCACGTTCGCGTACGTCGGGCCGCTCGACTCGCTCAATGGCGCCACGCTCGATGCCGTGCCCACCGGCGCGACCGATGGCACGCTCGTCTTCGTGTCGCTGCGCGCGTACGACTCGACCTTCTCGACCCTCTTCACGTCCACGCTCTCGGGCGCGACGGCGAGCGCCCCCTCGCGGCTGGCGAGCGTCTCGACCGGTGGTGGAGGACTCCTCGACTTCGATGTCGACCTCTCGGCGGACGGTCAACAGCTGATCGTCGCGCGCGGTCGATTCACCGGCGCCGCACTTCCCGTCGAAGCGGACCTGCGGCTGTATCGGCGGGAAGGCGCGGGGTTCACTCCGGCCACCGACGGCGCGGCGCTGCTCGCGGCGCTGAACAGCAGCGCGCTCGAGTTCGCGCCGGCCATGACCGCGACCGGCTTCGAACTCTGCTTCACCCGGCTCGTACCCGGTCGCGAGCCGGTCTTGATGATCGCCCGCCGTGCGATCGTGACCGAGGCGTGGGGCACGCCACGCCGCATCCGGGGGCCGACCGGGCTGGTGGAGGCGGGGACCTGGTCGCCCGATGGACGCAGCCTCTACTTCCACGCCCTCGTGAACGGCCGCTACGTGATCCGTCGGCTCATGCGCTGAAGGCGCGGCACGCTAGGTTTGTCGCCATGCGCGATTTCCGAGTCACCGCCCTCGCCGCGATCACGCGGATGACGATCCTCGCACTGCTCGTCGCCTGCGATCGCGCACCCGCGCCGCCTGTCGTCACCGAGGCGAGCGCCTGGTGCGCCGCCCTCCCGCGGCCGGCCAATGCCGCGCTGGAGTCCGTGGATGTGGGCAGCGACTGGTACACGGTGTATCGCGTCGAACCCGGCGTCTTCGCGCTGGTCGAGCCACGGCAGTTCCAGGAGGCGATCTCGTACCTCATCGTCGGCACCACGCGCGCCCTCCTCTTCGACACCGGGATCGGGCTCGTGTCGCTGCGGCCCACGGTCGAGCTTCTGACCACGCTGCCGGTCACGGTGCTCAACTCGCACACCCATTTCGATCACGTGGGCGCGAACGCGGAGTTCTCCGACATCCTCGCGATGGACACGCCCTTCACGCGCGCGAACGAGCAGGGACGTCCGCACGCGGACCTCGCCGGTGAGGTCGACGCGACGAGCTTCTGCGGGGCGCCGCCTCCGGGCACCGACACCGCGGCCTTCCGCGCGCGACCGTTCACCGTCACGCGGCGCATCGCCGACGGGGATTCGATCGCACTCGGCGACCGCACGCTCGTGGTGCACGCCGCGCCCGGACACACCCCCGATGCCCTCGTGCTCCACGATCCCGCGCACGGGCTGCTCTGGACCGGCGACTCGTACTACGACTCCACCCTCTGGCTCTTCTCGCCCGGCACGGATCTGGCCGCGTACGAGCGATCGATCGAGCGGATGGTGGCGCTCGTCCCCACGTTGCGTCGGCTGCTCCCGGCCCACAACACCGCGACCGCCGAGCCGGCGCGGCTCACCGCCGTGCTCGAGGCCGTGCGCACCATGCGCGCCGGCGGCGGCGAGCGCACGCCCGAAGGGGCCGGTCGGGAACGGGTGCGCGTGGGCGACGTGACGTTCATGATCGCGAAGTAGGTCCCTGACGGCCGACCCACCCATCGCTCCGCACTCATGCGCATCCTGCTCGCGATCCTCCTCGGTCTGGCGCTCCTGCCCTCGGCCACCCCCTCGGCCGGTTCGCGGCGACAGGCCCCGCGGAAGGCGGTCTTCATCATCCTCGACGGGATCCCCGCCGACGTGATCGAACGGGTCGACACCCCTGCCCTCGACGAGATCGCTGCCGTCGGCGGCTATGCTCGCGCCTACGTCGGTGGCGAGTTGGGCGGACGGAGCGAGACCCCGACCATCTCCGCGCCCGGCTACATGAGCCTCCTCACCGCGACCTGGGGGAACAAGCACAACGTCTGGGGCAACGATCGGCAGTCCCCGAACTACGAGTACTGGAACATCTTCCGCATCGTCGAGACCGTCGACC
This region of Gemmatimonadota bacterium genomic DNA includes:
- a CDS encoding PD40 domain-containing protein, translating into MRRAPLVMVLWLILAAAGSSCAPTGGSTAPIDDDTSFAGPFAVAITGYDDHAMEPFLTRDGQYLVFNDRNAPADSTDLHIASRVDDSTFAYVGPLDSLNGATLDAVPTGATDGTLVFVSLRAYDSTFSTLFTSTLSGATASAPSRLASVSTGGGGLLDFDVDLSADGQQLIVARGRFTGAALPVEADLRLYRREGAGFTPATDGAALLAALNSSALEFAPAMTATGFELCFTRLVPGREPVLMIARRAIVTEAWGTPRRIRGPTGLVEAGTWSPDGRSLYFHALVNGRYVIRRLMR
- a CDS encoding MmcQ/YjbR family DNA-binding protein; translation: MPPSPLERLRRICLALPQAVEVPAWETSTFRCGKIFAMYTQPSDQKHSGGRPGVWLKAAPGNQELMLKADPDRFYFPPYVGPGGWIGVRLDRDPPWGEIALLVEESWRLIAPKKLVKARADGSAPSSPPATKGPRKPTRSPARKK
- a CDS encoding MBL fold metallo-hydrolase, with amino-acid sequence MRDFRVTALAAITRMTILALLVACDRAPAPPVVTEASAWCAALPRPANAALESVDVGSDWYTVYRVEPGVFALVEPRQFQEAISYLIVGTTRALLFDTGIGLVSLRPTVELLTTLPVTVLNSHTHFDHVGANAEFSDILAMDTPFTRANEQGRPHADLAGEVDATSFCGAPPPGTDTAAFRARPFTVTRRIADGDSIALGDRTLVVHAAPGHTPDALVLHDPAHGLLWTGDSYYDSTLWLFSPGTDLAAYERSIERMVALVPTLRRLLPAHNTATAEPARLTAVLEAVRTMRAGGGERTPEGAGRERVRVGDVTFMIAK
- a CDS encoding S9 family peptidase; the encoded protein is MSRIAPRLRRTAALTVVVAVALLSRAAGAQTSRPLLTPADYGQWEQLGLTRLSPDGSWLAIGVNRVNEENELRLRGGTNDTTFVAAYGTAAAFSADSRWAAYLVGVGPKDRERLTKEKKPIRNSFALRDLRSGTLVTLADVSSFAFSPDARFVALQRYPAEGKRTYEIVVHDLRNGARYLFGNVGEHAWSDVRALLAMTVTPEGGSGGSVQLFDGDIGAARVLESGSGVYRALAWRAKGTDLAVLRTLSDRAFVDTAHAVVAWTGADAVASAARTFDPSVTRDGLAATLRIAEGRRPLWARDGTTLFLGLQARLDTAAAPKKSAEKVSDVEIWHPNDVRVIPQQRSAESSDLRATRLAAWTVGSAVVRPLTEDAEESASVLEGDRYVTETDRTPYPFGQKFGRRDQDVYIVRVADGVRTSALTKVRYYLGADPTGRRLAWFDGKDYWTYEIATGRRTNLTAPLTSARRADFVDRVDDHPSDVLPPVGGVNWTRDGETVLVADVRDLWAIKLDGTGGTRLTDGAAEDLRHRLISFSGFNASAVERAVDLTRPVYLELFGRRSKKSGYARLVNGRVERLVLADASLRGLAKADSAERFIYTRQRFDESPNAFVAGADLAAPVARTATNAFQSRYAWGRAELMDFTSTIGRPLQAILYYPANYDPAKKYPMVVYTYELLTQDLHRYIAPREDDYYNTNVFTQRGYFVLMPDIVFRPREPGIATLHAVEPAVRAVIARGLVDPARIGHMGHSQGGYEAAYLATHSRLFATTVMGAGISDMISFAGQMHWGSVPEFDHWETGQFRMEVAPWDDFEAMLANSPLNRIHRMPAKSILIEIGSEDPTVDMRQGVLLYNYARRAGKHAVMLNYPGEGHGLGKKENAIDYHRRIQQWFDHYLKGEPAADWIVNGQTWLARKRVLDANKP
- a CDS encoding bifunctional metallophosphatase/5'-nucleotidase — protein: MRDLTRRDFGKLASAAAWAAARPSPASCTGSGRRRATAGEVTLLYTNDFHSAFDPMPAFWLPGARRLGGASHLATLVERERAATGTSFLLDSGDMFTGTLSRLTEGEALLELMLLMRYDAMGVGNHEFDYGWQSFERGMQRVPFPILCCNVRHRTSGVRFARPHTILERDGVRLGVIGVIGMKAATRTIMPSKVAELEFTDPVLETRASVRALRDQVDVIVVLGHMGLPGPMQSDAEADPSVQRSLDEDLAFVGAVPGIDVYIAAHSHHGLETPLVHADTGTIITQTYGYGTRLGRIRLALEEGRVVRHDVSLLKVWSDELVPHPAITARIARYRAKVADQIGPPVGRAAQRFIRKYHAESSLGSFCADVMRERAGSEVGITNAGGLRADLAEGPLDKGDVLNALPFLNDSVTLEVTGGALRAVLEQGCSLEAGMVQVSGVRMTWDRTRPAGARVLDVQVHGAPLELERRYRVTTNSFLAEGGDGYAGFVGSRVLARDLVLSDLVLDHIRRAGTITPPPGGRIVARYGLLASSTRLRASQVCPFTIQSAAGSPLR
- a CDS encoding glycosyltransferase family 1 protein gives rise to the protein MTGSASSPGRTPARITIACWGSHGDFDPSLGLGLGLQARGHVVTLATLPYFEPHTRAAGLGFHAIRPHVRPDDSAIVGRIMNGSRGTEYLMNELIFPNLGAMYEDLAPLADTTDLFVSHPLTMAVPMIAELRGIPWASTVLAPISFFSATDAPVVAPVTWFKDLERLGAWPGHLLAGAARFVTDQWARPVRRLRRSLGLPPGANPLFDGQHSPTLVLALYSRVLGDPQPDWPANTLVTGAMFHDAVHGTALSAELEAFLADGPPPVLFTLGSSAVLSPGTFWTESLAAVRRLGLRAVCLVGPGNVEPMRAALPDGVMAVEMAPHSLLMPRAAAVVQQCGIGTLSQVLRSGAPMLAVPFAHDQFDNAHRAARLGVARILPPARYRAPQVAQALAALTMEPSYRAAAQRVAATVRAERGVDAACDAIEERYGLR
- a CDS encoding VOC family protein — protein: MTNAAPALNLTNLGCSITCKDVQASIAFYRDAIGFGVAQTFERDGKVASGIVVAGSSAIVLNQDDGKLGWDRIKGQGFYLQLNVPSAADVDAAAVRIKAAGGTLLSEPADRPWGARMFQFLDLDGFKLGVSTPLAG